In Phycisphaerae bacterium RAS2, the DNA window CGGAAAAGGTGAACAGGCGTTGCAGCGCGAAATCCTCGCCGGCGCGCGGTGCGTCTTTCCCAATTCGACGGCCGAGCGAGACCACTTATTAACACGTTTTTCAACAATTCCGCGTGATAAGTTCGTTGTCGTGCTGAACGGCGTCGACCCGCCCGCGATGCAGGCGAAGGGATCAGGAGGGTATTTCCTCTGTGCCGGAGCGATCGGCCCGCGAAAGAACCAGCTTAATCTCGTGCGCGCGTTTCACCGGCTGGACCGCGAGCGGCTGCTCATCGTCGGCAACGCGGCGCACGGCTGCGAGCGCTACATGAAAGCGGTCTTCCGCGCCGCGCCGCCGAATGTCGAGTTTCGCAGCGCCGTGCCGCACGCGGAGATGACCGTGCTGCTGGCGGATGCCAAGGCGCTCGTGCAGCCGTCGTACATCGAGACGCCGGGATTGAGCGCGATGGAAGCGGCGGCGATGGGCGTGCCGATCGTCGTGAGCAATGTGCCGCCGGTGTATGCGTATTTCGGCGATCTGGGGTTCTATTGCGATCCGGGCGACTCGGATTCAATCGTTGACGCCTGTCGCGCAGCGGGCATGGCCGGTCATCGCGACGGTCGCGCGTTCGCGGACCAGTATGACTGGAAGCGAGTCCTCGCACCGATGGTCAAAGCGGTGGAGGCGACAGTTCGTTCCGGTTGATTTTCTTTGCAATGCGCTCGGCCGCCCGTCCGTCGGCCATGCCCATTTCCAGACAGCTTCGTGTTTCGCGCGGGGCCGCACGGCGCAGCTCGGTGAGGATGCGCTGGGTGTGCGCGCCGGTGAGTACATTCCAGCCGCTCTGCACGGTTTCGACCCATTCAGTTTCGTTGCGCAGCGTGATGCATGGCACTTGGAAGAAGCATGCTTCTTTTTGAATGCCGCCGCTGTCGGTGAGCACGAGCCGCGCCGCGCGCTGAAGGGCGATGCAGTCGAGGTAACCGAGCGGTTCAGTGAGGATAATGTGTTTCGCCGCGGCGAGGCGCGGGGCAAAGCCGGCCTGATCCAGCCGCGCGCGCGTGCGAGGATGAAGCGGCAGGACGACCGGCTCGTTATGTTCAATCAATGCTTCGAAGATCGCGGCCAGGTTGGCGGGGTCGTCCGTGTTCGACGCCCGGTGGATCGTGCAGAACAGGAATTGTTTCATCACGACGCCGAATCGCGCGAGAGTGGCCTGCGCAAGCCCGCCCGTTTCGAGTTTGGCCGCGGCTTCCTTCGCCACGTCGAACATCACGTCGCCGACGAAATGAAGTCCGAACGTGACCCCTTCGGCGTGCAAGTTGCTCACCGCCGTCGTGGTTGGGCAGAACAACAGCGTCGAGACGCGGTCGGTCAGGATGCGATTGATCTCCTCCGGCATCGCGCGGTTGAAGCTCCGCAGGCCGGCCTCGACATGGGCAATCGGAATGTTCAACTTCGCGGCGGCCATCGCGCCGGCGAGCGTCGAATTGGTGTCGCCGAAGACGACGACGATCTCCGGCCGCTCGTCGAGCATGATTTTTTCCAACCCCGCGAGCATTCGCGCGGTCTGCTCGGCGTGCGACGCGGAGCCGACTTCCAGTTCGTGATCGGGCTGGGGAATGTCCAGCCCTTCGAAGAACACCTGCGACATCTGATAGTCGTAGTGCTGGCCGGTGTGGACGAGGATTTCGGTGTGACGAAGCCGCAGGGCGCGCGAGAGCGGCGCGGCCTTGATGAATTGCGGGCGCGCGCCGACGACGGTGAGGACTCTCATTTCGGCTCCACCGGAGCGAGACGCTTCTTCGCGACGCGATAGACGCGCCGGCATTTCCTGCAAGCGAGGCGCGCGGCAGCCTTCGGCAGCGACTCGCCGCACTCGCAGACCCAGCCAATTTGCTTCGCGGGCACCCCGGCAACCAGGGCGTAGTCGGGCACGTCCCGCGTTACGACGGCGCCGGCGGCGACGAGGGCGTGGCGGCCGATGGTGACGGGGCAGACGAGCGTGGCGTTCGCGCCGATGCTGGCACCATGCCGGACAAGCGTTTTTTGATACAGGTGCGCGGCGCGCTGGGGGTACTTGCTGCGCGGGCGGACGATGTTCGTGAAGACCATCGACGGGCCGCAGAAGACATAATCCTCCAGCTCGACGCCCTCGTAGATGGAAACATTATTCTGAATCTTGCAGTGATCGCCGATGCGCACATTCGGCCCGACGTTGACGTTTTGCCCGATGCTGACGCCGCGGCCGATGGTCGCACCGGTTTGAACGTGCGAGAAGTGCCAGATCTTCGTCCCTGTGCCGAGCGTCGCGCCGTCGTCGATGATGCTGGAGGGATGAACGAAGAAGGCGGCATCCCCTGCGCTCGGCGCGGCGATCATGCCGGCTGCTCCGGGCGGGTGGTGTTCCTTTCCCGGGGTACGCGTCGGCGCTGCATCGAGGCACTTCGTCGCGCGTTCGAGGATGTCGAGCACTTCGACGGCTGATGCGCCGCCGGCAATCTCGATGGAGCCGCTGTTCGCGTGGCGCGGGTCGATCCGCTCGAGGAAGTACTTCAATTCGCGCGTCAGCGGCATCTCGGCGGGATAGTCCAGCCGCTCGGCATCGGCGTCTCGTATGCGCAGCTCACCGGCCACACGATCGACGCCCTTACGGAAGAAAAGCACTTCGCGGTCGGTCGCGTGATCTTCAAATGTCAACATGCCCTTGTCGCCGATGACGACCAGCCGCTGCTCCTTGAACGGATGCAGCCAGCTCACAAAAATGTGGCCGACGACGTTGCCGGGCCAGACGAGCGTGGTCATCGTCGTGTCGTGGATTCCCGGAGTCACGAAGACACCGCCGTGAGAATCGACTTGAAGCGGCGATTTACCCACGAGGTATTGAAACACCGAAATATCGTGCGGCGCGAAACTCCAGAGAATGTTCTCCTCGGTACGGACGGTGCCGAGGTTCAATCGATGGCTGTAAAGATACTGCAGGCGGCCGATTGTGCCGGCCGAAATGACCTGTTTGATCCGCTCGATGGCGGGATGAAAAAGCAGGACGTGGCCGACCATGAGCCGGATGCGGGCTTCATCGGCGAGTCGCACGAGTTCGCGGGCTTCATCGGCACGGAGTGTCAGGGGTTTTTCGACGAGCAGGTGCTTGCGCGCCGCGATGATCTGCCGGGCGAGGTCAAAGTGCGTCTCGGCAGGCGTGGCGACGATGAACGCGTCGAACGACCGCTCGAGCGCGGCGGTGAGATCGTTAAACCGTTCGACATCAGGCCATGTCTGTGCAGCGGTCTGTTGTGCGAGCGGCGACGAATCGACGATGCCGCCCAGCGCGCCGAGTTCGTGCAGCGTGCGAATGTGATTTCGACCCCATCGGCCCGCGCCGACGACGCATACGTTGGGCATGGTGTGTGTCCCGTAGACGGTTGCTCTGACGAGCGAATCTACGGTTGCCACGCGAACGCGTCAAAGGCCGGTCGTAATTCCAGAGTCAATTCGTGTCTGGCCAGTAATGGTTTGCAGGCGAGCCGCCAATCCAAGCCCCGAGCGCCAGCGAGTGGGCACCGTACATTAGAGAATTGGCAAATAGTTTGCCGGCGAGAAAGCAACTCCCGAATTGAAGATGCCCCGGGTGCCCACTTGCTGGCGCTCGGGGCTAGGATGATCTGATACCGATGTTCGGTATTTGCAATCAAAGGTCGTGCTCGGAGCTTGGATTGCGTTCGAGCACAATTGAGCCGACGATTCTCGAATGGAAGCCATCATTCTCGCGGGCGGGATCGGCAGCCGGTTGCAGTCGGTCGTGGCGGATGTGCCCAAGCCGATGGCAGAGGTCGCCGGTCGGCCGTTTCTGGAATACCAGTTGGACTATCTCGCGTGGCATGGCGTTTCGCGCGTCGTGCTGGCGGTGAGCCACCTGCATGAGAAGATCAGCGGGCATTTCGGCGCGGCGTATGGAGGAGTGGAACTGACGTACAGCATCGAGCGCGAGCGGCTCGGCACCGGGGGCGGCGTAAAGCTGGCGATGGCGCAGGTCGGCGGCGACGATTTTCTCGTGCTCAACGGCGATTCGTTTTTCGATGCGCCGTTGGCGGAGCTATGGCAGCGGCATCACGAATGTGAATCGCCAGCCCCGCGCGATTCAAACGCTGCGGCGGATCGCACCCACGCCGCACCCCATGACATGACCATCGCGTTGAAGCGCGTGCCGGATTGCAGCCGATTCGGCAGCGTTGAGACGGACGCGAACGGCCGACTCGTCGGCTGGCGTGAAAAAGGAATCGCCGGCGCCGGCGCGATCAATGCCGGGGTGTACGTCGTGCGCCGGGCCTTCATGGAGAGCCTGCCGCACGCGAGCGCGTTCAGCCTCGAGCGCGATGTGATGGAGCGGGAGTTCGCATCGCGGCGGTTTGTTGCGGTTGAGAGCGACGGTTATTTCATCGATATCGGCGTGCCGGAGGAATACGCCCGGGCGCAGACGGAGCTGCCTCGCATCGCGGCAAAATACCGGCGGTAGTTGAAATGCAAGAGAGAAAGCCGTTACATATCGTCCCGGAGTGATGGAGCCGGGGGCGATGCGGTCCAAGTCGAGGCGTGGTGAATGCGTTACGCGGCCGAGTTTGGGAAGTTCCTGTCTGACACGTGGCGCAGCCGCTGGCTGCTCTACGAACTGACCAAGAACGATTTTCGTGGGCGGTATCTGGGCAGCGCGCTCGGCATCGTCTGGGCGCTCGTGCAGCCGATCGTGACGTTGCTCATCATGTGGTTCGTGTTCGCTAGAATTTACAAGTCCGGACAAGTTAGCGACAAGCCGTTCGTGCTGTGGCTGATGGCGGGGATTATTCCGTGGTACTTCATCAGTGAGAGCATGTCAGGCGGCACGAACTCCATCGTTGAAAAAAGCTTCCTGGTCAGCAAAGTAGCGTTCCGAGTCAGCATACTCCCGATCGTCAAGATTTCCTCGGCGATGGTCATCCATCTGTTTTTTTTCGCCATTATGATTGTCATCCTGGCGGCATACGGATTTCCACCGGACCGATACTACTTGCAAATCCCGTATTTCTGGTTCGCGACGATTATTTTTCTTCTCGGTATCTCGTGGATCACCGCAGCCCTGACGGTCTTCTTTCGCGATGTGTCCTACTTTGTCAGCGTGGTGCTGCAATTCCTGTTCTGGCTGACGCCGATCTTCTGGTCGCCTGAAATGGTTCATGATGAAAAGCTGCGGATGCTGCTCAAGCTCAATCCATTGCAATACCTTGTCGAAGGCTATCGCGGTTGCGTGATTTACCAACGCTGGTTCTGGGAGCCGTACAAGAGCATGATTTACTTCTGGATCGTCACGGCCTTGCTCTTCTTCGGCGGTGCGGTCATCTTTCGCCGGTTGCGGCCGCACTTTGGTGATTTGCTGTAATTGAGGATCGGCATGTTCGTCTACGCGCGCGTTTCGGAAATCGACCAGTGGACCCTCTCCGGCGTCTGGAAAGCCGGGTGGGAGGATCAATACGGCTGGGAGTATCCGTGGACGTACCAGAAGGTGCTGGAATACGCGACGCCGGGCGCGCGCGTGCTGGATGTCGGCGCGGGCACGGGCCAGATGGCGCAGAAGGTCTTCGACGACGGGCCGAAGCTCGAAGTACACATGATCGACACGAAGGAAGCGTTTGAGACGTCGGGCGCGTTCAAGCCGCAACTGGTTTATCACGAGGGGCTGGTTGGCATCGGCCACGCGATCACGCCGCACTATTTCGACATCATTTACAGCGTCTCGGTGCTGGAGCACATTTACGAAGCCGGCGGCGAGGCGGGGATGATGAGCGCCCTGGAAGACATGAAGAACCTGCTGCGCCCCGGCGGCGTGATGATTCACACGATGGACCTTGTGCTCGATCCGGAGGTCTATCGGCGCTGGTTGGGGTTTTCCATCGAGCGGTTCATCACGGCGACCGGCATGGAGATTCTGCCGAAGTACCTGGGCCCCGCGCCGACACGCGAGGCGATGCTGCTGGACCCGGACCTGTACTTTGTCAGCCCCGAGCGGGCGCATGCAATGCGGTGGTGCGGCCGCAACGTCGGGTTGGGCTATTTCCGCCTGACCGGGATCGGCTTCATCCTGCGAAAGCCGGAGGCGTAGCGACGCCATGACCGCTGCCATGCCCACTGCCGACGCAGCCGCCGCGCCGCCCCCCGCCGACGAACCGCCGGTGATCGCGGTTAATGAATTGACAAAAATATATAAACTGTACGACAAGCCGACCGATCGCGTGCGCGAGGCCTTGAGCTTTGACCGCAGGAGCTATCACACGGCGTTCAAGGCCGTCGATGGCGTGTCGTTCGACGTGCGACGCGGCGAGGTCGTGGCCGTCTTTGGTCACAACGGCAGCGGGAAGAGCACGCTGCTGAAGCTCATCTCCGGCGTGCTGACGCCGACCAGCGGCACGCTTCAGGTGCGCGGGCGCGTCTCGGCCTTGCTCGAACTGGGTGCGGGCTTCAATCCGGAACTGACCGGGCTGCAGAATGTTTACCTCTACGGCTCGATGATTGGCTACGCCCGGCCGCAGATGGAACAACGGCTCGATCAGATCCTTTCGTTCGCGGACATCGGCGATTTCATCAACCGCCCGGTCAAACTCTATTCCAGCGGCATGTTCTGTCGCCTTGCGTTCTCCACATACATCCACGTCGATCCCGATGTGTTGCTCGTCGACGAGGTGCTCGCCGTCGGCGACATTCGCTTTCAACTCAAGTGCCGCGACAAGCTGATGCAACTCCGCGAGCGCGGCACGACGATCCTCTATGTCTCTCATTCCAATCCCGGATTCGGCGACTGGGCGATCATCATGGATCGCGGCCGGATCGTCGAGCGCGGTCCGCTGGCGAACGTCTGGGCAACCTACCATCGCCTGATGACCGACCGCGACAACGCCGCAGCAGGCTCCGGTCGATCCGACAGCGCGGAGGCATCGAGCTCCGGCGCAACCGGCGTCAAGACTGCCACGGTGCGGACGGACATTGTCACGTCCGAGGGGTTCGTGCGTGACAACGAGGAAGCCAAACGCGCGATCGCGTTCACCGAATCGAAGGAGTTTCTTGACCGCGTGGAAGGCGTCCGCTTCGGAACCGGCGAGGCGCGATTTGTGAACACCGAATTGCTCGACGACAACGACCAGCGCGTCACGACCGGCTCGTGGGGTCAGCGGTTGCGCTATCGGCTGCACCTCCGCATCGACAAAGACGTGCCGTTCCTGTCGGCCGGCTTCATGATTCGCAACGCCCTGGGGCATCATCTGCTGGGCGACGAGACATGGTCACAGCGTGTGCCGCTCGTGGACCTGCACGCCGGGGATCGGGTCGTGCTGGAGTTCGCGTTCCACCTGAACCTGGCGGCGGGTGAATACACCATCACGCCGGGATCGAGCTATCGCAACGTGGAGATGCCCGGCGAGGTGGCGTATTACGACTGGATCGATCACTGCGACACGATCGCGGTGACGCGGCATGGCCGACCGTTCCACGCGTGGTATTATGTGCCGACGCAGATCACCGGGCGGATCGACCGCGCGAGCGGCATCGCCCCGGAAAATGTGCAGAGGTCGGTTGAGAAATACGTTGGGATGTCGAAGTATTAGGGAGAATTGCGAATCGCGAAGTGCGAATGCCGAAGACAAGGCACCTACTTGTTGAGCACGCCGGGTGGTCGGTAAGCGACGGTGCCTTCGGGGCCAGCGAAAGAGCATCCTTCCTGCCCTGGCGGAGCTTTCGCTATTGACTCTTCGCAATTTGCTATTTGGCTTAACAAAATGGAAGACTTGATTTCAAAACTGATCGCCGAACATCGCGCCGCCCTGGACCGCATGGACGCCGCGCGGCGGGGCGAGCTGCGCGAGGCGGCGAAGCTGCTCTCCGACTGCTTTAAGGCCGGCGGCGCGGTCTACATTTGCGGCAACGGCGGCTCGGCGGCCGACGCCCAGCACATCGCCGGCGAACTCACCGGCCGATACCTCCGCGAACGGCGAGCACTCAACTGCATCGCCCTGACAGTCAATACGAGCAACCTCACTGCCATCGGGAACGACTACGACTTTGAGCGCGTGTTCGCGCGGCAGGTCGAGGCGCACGGCCGGCGCGGCGACGTGCTCTGGGCAATCAGCACGAGCGGCAAGAGCGCGAATGTCCTTCGTGCAATTGAGGCGGCGAAGAAGCTGGGCATGATGGTGCTGGGGTTCGCCGGCGCGACCGGTGGGCCGATGGCGGCGCTGTGCGATGTGTGCTATCGCGCGCCCTGCGAGACGACGTACGGCATCCAACAGCTGCATGAGTTGGGATATCACGTGGTCTGCGATTTGGTGGAACGTGCAGCAGAGGAATAGCGAATAGCAAATGATGAATTGCGAAAGCATCGCCTATCGAATGACGGATTGGCCAACCTCGCTGGTGCAACAAACTCTTTCGCCATTTGCTATTTGTCATTTGCTTTGCAAGCAGGGCTGCCTTTTCCTGGTCATTGATGAACGCATCCGCAGTGTCGCCCCATGACTACACCCGCCATCTTCCTCGATCGCGACAAGACGCTCATCGACGATCCGGGCTATCTCGATCATCCCGACGGCGTGCGGCTGCTGCCCGGCGTCGTGGAGGGCTTGCGCCGATTAAAGCAAGCCGGCTACCGGCTCGTCGTCGTGACGAATCAATCCGCGATCGCGCGCGGCAAGGTGACACTCGCCGGGCTGGAGGCGATTCACGCCGAACTTCGGCGACAACTCACCGCCGCCGGTGTTGAACTCGACGCAATCTATTTTTGCCCCTACCACCCCGACGGAACCGTGCCGCCCTACAACCGCGAGCACGAGGAGCGAAAGCCCGCGCCGGGGATGCTCCTTCGCGCCGCGCGCGAAATGGACCTCGACCTCGCCAAGTCCTGGATGGTCGGCGATCGCCTCCGCGACATCCAAGCGGGCCACCGTGCGGGTTGTCGCACGGTACTGGTCCGCTCGGATTCGACCGAGCCATTGAATGACTTCGCCGGCAAGGATCGGCCGGACTTTGAGGCCGATGGTCTGCTGGCCGCCGCAGACTTGATTCTCCGCACCTAGCTCTCACATCCGAGCCGGGCCAAGCCGGCCCGCCGTGGCGGGTCATGGCCCGGAATCACGCCGCAAACCCGCTATCCCCACGACCACATGGGCGGCGAATTGCAGGAATGCCGCAATGGATTAGAATACCCCTCTCGTGTGGATGGGTGCTGTCATGGACGACCGCGACCGATCCGCAGGCAGTCAGGCCTCGCGTGCAAGGCGCGGCGCGCGCGGCGAAAGAATTCATGGAAGCATCCCAAGCAGTTACTCCCAGCGATGTCGAACGCGGCCGATCCGGTCCGCCCGTTCTGTCGATCATCATCCCCGTGTTCAACGAGGTGAAGACGGTTCGACAGGTGATCGAGAAGGTGCGCGCGGTTCCCTTTCCCGATCCGTTTGAGATACTCGTCGTGAATGACGGTTCGACCGACGGCAGCGAGCAGGTGCTGCGCGAGCTGCCGGCGTGGGAAGACGTTCGCGTGCTGCATCACGAGCGCAACGCGGGAAAGGGCGCTGCGGTGCAGACGGCCCTGCGCGAAATTCGCGGGCAGTACGTGGTCATCCAGGACGCCGACCTGGAGTTGAACCCGCACGACATGCTTCCGCTGTATGAGAAGGTCCGCGGCGGCGCGCCGGTCTGCTACGGTTCGCGCTTCATGGGAGACAATCGCCGGCTGCACGGTCGGTCCACCTACTGGGCCAACCGCATGCTGAACATGACCTGCAACATGGTGAACGGCATTCGCCTGACAGACATGAACACGTGCTACAAGATGATGCGTGCCGACGTGGCTCGGCGGCTGCACGTTCAGAGCCGCGGCTTCGCCATGGAGCCGGAGATCACCACCAAGCTCGCGCGGCTCAATGTGCCCATTGAGGAACTGCCGATCAGCTACATCCCGCGCGAAAAGTCCGAGGGCAAGAAAATTCGCGCGATGGACTTCTTTCGCTATCTTCGCGCGATGGGCCGCTATCGTTTCTCCAGCTTTGACACCGGCCCTGTCGCCGCCCCACCGCCCTCTCGAGGCTCCTCTTCTCACCAAGCATGACCCAATACCTGACGAGCTTCCTGGGATTCTGCTCGCTCGTTCAACTGTGTGTCCTACCGGGCTACCTGGTTTGTCGCATCCTCAAACTGCGCGGCCGACTCGAAACGCTGCTCTTCAGTTTCGCGCTTAGCCTGCTGATCAACCATGCGCTGGTGGTCGGGCTCGTGGTCGCCGGCGCGTATCGCCCGAGCGTCTTGTACGG includes these proteins:
- the mshA_4 gene encoding D-inositol-3-phosphate glycosyltransferase, whose product is MRILMQNRPDAYERPGGDTIQMDRTIRALREAGHDVDLSLEAEPDLSGVASAPASSGKASRDSGIYDFVYLFNLTTPAWTVRQARNALRHGVPYVLSSVYWDLESAVPWQAYEFPRNIARALLPRFAIRVIKALRGGGGKGEQALQREILAGARCVFPNSTAERDHLLTRFSTIPRDKFVVVLNGVDPPAMQAKGSGGYFLCAGAIGPRKNQLNLVRAFHRLDRERLLIVGNAAHGCERYMKAVFRAAPPNVEFRSAVPHAEMTVLLADAKALVQPSYIETPGLSAMEAAAMGVPIVVSNVPPVYAYFGDLGFYCDPGDSDSIVDACRAAGMAGHRDGRAFADQYDWKRVLAPMVKAVEATVRSG
- the wbpI_2 gene encoding UDP-2,3-diacetamido-2,3-dideoxy-D-glucuronate 2-epimerase; protein product: MRVLTVVGARPQFIKAAPLSRALRLRHTEILVHTGQHYDYQMSQVFFEGLDIPQPDHELEVGSASHAEQTARMLAGLEKIMLDERPEIVVVFGDTNSTLAGAMAAAKLNIPIAHVEAGLRSFNRAMPEEINRILTDRVSTLLFCPTTTAVSNLHAEGVTFGLHFVGDVMFDVAKEAAAKLETGGLAQATLARFGVVMKQFLFCTIHRASNTDDPANLAAIFEALIEHNEPVVLPLHPRTRARLDQAGFAPRLAAAKHIILTEPLGYLDCIALQRAARLVLTDSGGIQKEACFFQVPCITLRNETEWVETVQSGWNVLTGAHTQRILTELRRAAPRETRSCLEMGMADGRAAERIAKKINRNELSPPPL
- the wbpD gene encoding UDP-2-acetamido-3-amino-2,3-dideoxy-D-glucuronate N-acetyltransferase, coding for MPNVCVVGAGRWGRNHIRTLHELGALGGIVDSSPLAQQTAAQTWPDVERFNDLTAALERSFDAFIVATPAETHFDLARQIIAARKHLLVEKPLTLRADEARELVRLADEARIRLMVGHVLLFHPAIERIKQVISAGTIGRLQYLYSHRLNLGTVRTEENILWSFAPHDISVFQYLVGKSPLQVDSHGGVFVTPGIHDTTMTTLVWPGNVVGHIFVSWLHPFKEQRLVVIGDKGMLTFEDHATDREVLFFRKGVDRVAGELRIRDADAERLDYPAEMPLTRELKYFLERIDPRHANSGSIEIAGGASAVEVLDILERATKCLDAAPTRTPGKEHHPPGAAGMIAAPSAGDAAFFVHPSSIIDDGATLGTGTKIWHFSHVQTGATIGRGVSIGQNVNVGPNVRIGDHCKIQNNVSIYEGVELEDYVFCGPSMVFTNIVRPRSKYPQRAAHLYQKTLVRHGASIGANATLVCPVTIGRHALVAAGAVVTRDVPDYALVAGVPAKQIGWVCECGESLPKAAARLACRKCRRVYRVAKKRLAPVEPK
- the hddC gene encoding D-glycero-alpha-D-manno-heptose 1-phosphate guanylyltransferase, with amino-acid sequence MEAIILAGGIGSRLQSVVADVPKPMAEVAGRPFLEYQLDYLAWHGVSRVVLAVSHLHEKISGHFGAAYGGVELTYSIERERLGTGGGVKLAMAQVGGDDFLVLNGDSFFDAPLAELWQRHHECESPAPRDSNAAADRTHAAPHDMTIALKRVPDCSRFGSVETDANGRLVGWREKGIAGAGAINAGVYVVRRAFMESLPHASAFSLERDVMEREFASRRFVAVESDGYFIDIGVPEEYARAQTELPRIAAKYRR
- the tagG_1 gene encoding Teichoic acid translocation permease protein TagG; translated protein: MRYAAEFGKFLSDTWRSRWLLYELTKNDFRGRYLGSALGIVWALVQPIVTLLIMWFVFARIYKSGQVSDKPFVLWLMAGIIPWYFISESMSGGTNSIVEKSFLVSKVAFRVSILPIVKISSAMVIHLFFFAIMIVILAAYGFPPDRYYLQIPYFWFATIIFLLGISWITAALTVFFRDVSYFVSVVLQFLFWLTPIFWSPEMVHDEKLRMLLKLNPLQYLVEGYRGCVIYQRWFWEPYKSMIYFWIVTALLFFGGAVIFRRLRPHFGDLL
- the cmoB gene encoding tRNA (mo5U34)-methyltransferase gives rise to the protein MFVYARVSEIDQWTLSGVWKAGWEDQYGWEYPWTYQKVLEYATPGARVLDVGAGTGQMAQKVFDDGPKLEVHMIDTKEAFETSGAFKPQLVYHEGLVGIGHAITPHYFDIIYSVSVLEHIYEAGGEAGMMSALEDMKNLLRPGGVMIHTMDLVLDPEVYRRWLGFSIERFITATGMEILPKYLGPAPTREAMLLDPDLYFVSPERAHAMRWCGRNVGLGYFRLTGIGFILRKPEA
- the tagH_2 gene encoding Teichoic acids export ATP-binding protein TagH, with amino-acid sequence MTAAMPTADAAAAPPPADEPPVIAVNELTKIYKLYDKPTDRVREALSFDRRSYHTAFKAVDGVSFDVRRGEVVAVFGHNGSGKSTLLKLISGVLTPTSGTLQVRGRVSALLELGAGFNPELTGLQNVYLYGSMIGYARPQMEQRLDQILSFADIGDFINRPVKLYSSGMFCRLAFSTYIHVDPDVLLVDEVLAVGDIRFQLKCRDKLMQLRERGTTILYVSHSNPGFGDWAIIMDRGRIVERGPLANVWATYHRLMTDRDNAAAGSGRSDSAEASSSGATGVKTATVRTDIVTSEGFVRDNEEAKRAIAFTESKEFLDRVEGVRFGTGEARFVNTELLDDNDQRVTTGSWGQRLRYRLHLRIDKDVPFLSAGFMIRNALGHHLLGDETWSQRVPLVDLHAGDRVVLEFAFHLNLAAGEYTITPGSSYRNVEMPGEVAYYDWIDHCDTIAVTRHGRPFHAWYYVPTQITGRIDRASGIAPENVQRSVEKYVGMSKY
- the gmhA1 gene encoding Phosphoheptose isomerase 1, translated to MEDLISKLIAEHRAALDRMDAARRGELREAAKLLSDCFKAGGAVYICGNGGSAADAQHIAGELTGRYLRERRALNCIALTVNTSNLTAIGNDYDFERVFARQVEAHGRRGDVLWAISTSGKSANVLRAIEAAKKLGMMVLGFAGATGGPMAALCDVCYRAPCETTYGIQQLHELGYHVVCDLVERAAEE
- the gmhB gene encoding D-glycero-beta-D-manno-heptose-1,7-bisphosphate 7-phosphatase: MTTPAIFLDRDKTLIDDPGYLDHPDGVRLLPGVVEGLRRLKQAGYRLVVVTNQSAIARGKVTLAGLEAIHAELRRQLTAAGVELDAIYFCPYHPDGTVPPYNREHEERKPAPGMLLRAAREMDLDLAKSWMVGDRLRDIQAGHRAGCRTVLVRSDSTEPLNDFAGKDRPDFEADGLLAAADLILRT
- a CDS encoding Undecaprenyl-phosphate mannosyltransferase, translating into MPQWIRIPLSCGWVLSWTTATDPQAVRPRVQGAARAAKEFMEASQAVTPSDVERGRSGPPVLSIIIPVFNEVKTVRQVIEKVRAVPFPDPFEILVVNDGSTDGSEQVLRELPAWEDVRVLHHERNAGKGAAVQTALREIRGQYVVIQDADLELNPHDMLPLYEKVRGGAPVCYGSRFMGDNRRLHGRSTYWANRMLNMTCNMVNGIRLTDMNTCYKMMRADVARRLHVQSRGFAMEPEITTKLARLNVPIEELPISYIPREKSEGKKIRAMDFFRYLRAMGRYRFSSFDTGPVAAPPPSRGSSSHQA